In Quercus robur chromosome 10, dhQueRobu3.1, whole genome shotgun sequence, a genomic segment contains:
- the LOC126702601 gene encoding uncharacterized protein LOC126702601 isoform X3, which translates to MAATEDKSSSSEEEVTVRKIGCYGEKVRVLMVGEDSAAEETMLLWGIQQPTLSKQNAFVSQTSLQLRLDACGHALSILQSPSSLTKPGVTGAVMWDSGVVLAKFLEHAVDSGLLVFQAKKVVELGSGCGLVGCVAALLGAHQVFLTDLFDRLKLLRKNVEVNLGQGQAHLRGSATVMELVWGDHHPHKDLLHPLPDYVLGSDVIYNEEAVTDLVATLLQLSGSETTIFLAGELRNDTILEYFLEVAMKYFIVGRVDQTQWHPDYCSSRVVLYILVKKG; encoded by the exons gtaaCGGTGAGGAAAATAGGATGTTACGGAGAGAAGGTGAGAGTGTTAATGGTTGGGGAAGACTCAGCTGCGGAGGAAACGATGTTGCTTTGGGGAATCCAACAGCCCACACTCTCAAAACAAAACGCATTCGTCTCCCAAACCTCTCTCCAACTTCGCCTCGACGCTTGTGGCCACGCTCTCTCCATTCTTCAGTCTCCATCTTCTCTAACCAAGCCTGGTGTCACTGGAGCCGTCATGTGGGACAGTGGTGTTGTACTTGCTAAGTTTCTTGAGCATGCTGTGGACTCCGGATTGCTTGTTTTTCAAGCCAAGAAGGTTGTTGAATTGGGTTCTGGTTGTGGCTTAGTTGGCTGTGTTGCTGCTCTTTTAGGTGCTCATCAAGTTTTTCTTACTGATTTGTTTGATAGACTTAAGTTATTGAGGAAGAATGTAGAGGTCAATTTGGGACAGGGACAAGCCCATCTCAGGGGTTCTGCTACTGTTATGGAACTTGTATGGGGTGATCATCATCCTCACAAGGATCTACTTCACCCTCTACCTGATTATG tgcTTGGTTCTGATGTAATCTATAATGAAGAAGCAGTGACGGATTTGGTGGCTACTTTACTGCAACTCTCTGGATCTGAAACAACGATCTTTTTGGCTGGTGAACTTCGAAATG ATACTATCCTTGAATACTTTCTAGAAGTTGCAATGAAGTATTTCATAGTTGGGCGTGTGGATCAGACACAGTGGCATCCAGATTACTGCAGCAGCCGTGTTGTTTTATACATTCTAGTGAAGAAGGGATAG
- the LOC126702601 gene encoding uncharacterized protein LOC126702601 isoform X2: protein MAATEDKSSSEEEEVTVRKIGCYGEKVRVLMVGEDSAAEETMLLWGIQQPTLSKQNAFVSQTSLQLRLDACGHALSILQSPSSLTKPGVTGAVMWDSGVVLAKFLEHAVDSGLLVFQAKKVVELGSGCGLVGCVAALLGAHQVFLTDLFDRLKLLRKNVEVNLGQGQAHLRGSATVMELVWGDHHPHKDLLHPLPDYVLGSDVIYNEEAVTDLVATLLQLSGSETTIFLAGELRNDTILEYFLEVAMKYFIVGRVDQTQWHPDYCSSRVVLYILVKKG, encoded by the exons ATGGCGGCCACCGAAGATAAatcatcatcagaagaagaagaggtaaCGGTGAGGAAAATAGGATGTTACGGAGAGAAGGTGAGAGTGTTAATGGTTGGGGAAGACTCAGCTGCGGAGGAAACGATGTTGCTTTGGGGAATCCAACAGCCCACACTCTCAAAACAAAACGCATTCGTCTCCCAAACCTCTCTCCAACTTCGCCTCGACGCTTGTGGCCACGCTCTCTCCATTCTTCAGTCTCCATCTTCTCTAACCAAGCCTGGTGTCACTGGAGCCGTCATGTGGGACAGTGGTGTTGTACTTGCTAAGTTTCTTGAGCATGCTGTGGACTCCGGATTGCTTGTTTTTCAAGCCAAGAAGGTTGTTGAATTGGGTTCTGGTTGTGGCTTAGTTGGCTGTGTTGCTGCTCTTTTAGGTGCTCATCAAGTTTTTCTTACTGATTTGTTTGATAGACTTAAGTTATTGAGGAAGAATGTAGAGGTCAATTTGGGACAGGGACAAGCCCATCTCAGGGGTTCTGCTACTGTTATGGAACTTGTATGGGGTGATCATCATCCTCACAAGGATCTACTTCACCCTCTACCTGATTATG tgcTTGGTTCTGATGTAATCTATAATGAAGAAGCAGTGACGGATTTGGTGGCTACTTTACTGCAACTCTCTGGATCTGAAACAACGATCTTTTTGGCTGGTGAACTTCGAAATG ATACTATCCTTGAATACTTTCTAGAAGTTGCAATGAAGTATTTCATAGTTGGGCGTGTGGATCAGACACAGTGGCATCCAGATTACTGCAGCAGCCGTGTTGTTTTATACATTCTAGTGAAGAAGGGATAG